The genomic region TCACCGTCGCCGGCTGCTCGGGCTCGGGACCGGGCCGCGACGGCGCCGCGAGCTGCTACCTCGTCGAGGCCGGCAGCACCCGCATCGTGCTCGACGTCGGCCCGGGCTCGCTGAGCCCGCTGCAGCGCCACGTACGCCTCGCCGACGTCGACGCGGTACTGCTGAGCCACCTGCACCCCGACCACTGCCTCGACCTGTGCGCCTGGCACGTCGCCGCCAAGTACGGCGACGCCGGCCGGGCGGGGACGCTGCGCGCGGTCGCCTCCACGGGCGCGGCGGAGCGGATGGCCCGCGCCTACGGCGTCGAGCGTCCCGAGCGCCTCGACACGATGACGTTCGAGGCGTGGACACCGGAGCTGAACGTGGGCGACGTACGCGTCACCGCCGTCCGCGCCGCGCACCCGGGGGAGTCGTGGTCGATGCGCCTCGAGCACGAGGGCCGCAGCCTCGTCTTCAGCGGCGACACCGGGCCGAACCCGAGGCTGCAGGAGCTCGCCGCAGGCTGCAACCTGCTCCTGTGCGAGGCCGCGGCCGAGGAGCCGCTGCCGGGCCTGCACCTCACGGGGGCCGAGGCCGGTGAGCTGGCCGCAGCAGCCGGCGCCGGACGCCTCGTGCTCACGCACATCCCGACTTGGACCGACCCGGCGGACGCGCTGGAGCAGGCGAGAGGCGCCTACGGCGGCGAGGTCGTGCTGGCCGCCTCGGGCGGGGTGCACGAGGTCTGAGAGGCTCGTCCCCATGGCACGACCCGACGGCCGCAGCGCCGATGACCTCCGCCCCGTCACGTTCTCGCGCGGCTGGCTGGCCCACGCCGAGGGCAGCGTCCTGGTCGAGTTCGGCCGCACCCGCGTGCTGTGCGCGGCCAGCGTCACCGAGGGCGTGCCGCGCTGGCGCAAGGGCAGCGGTCTGGGCTGGGTGACAGCGGAGTACGCGATGCTGCCCCGCAGCACCAACACCCGCAACGACCGCGAGTCGGTCAAGGGCAGGATCGGCGGCCGCACGCACGAGATCTCCCGTCTGGTCGGGCGCAGCCTGCGGGCGGTCGTCGACGAGAAGGCGCTGGGGGAGAACACGATCGTGCTCGACTGCGACGTGCTCCAGGCCGACGGCGGCACTCGCACGGCGGCCATCACCGGCGCCTACGTCGCCCTCGCCGACGCGGTGGGATACCTGCGCGAGCGCGGCGCCCTCAAGGGCAACCCGCTCAAGGACTCCGTCAGCGCGGTCAGCGTCGGCATCATCGACGGCGAGCCCCGCCTCGACCTCTGCTACGACGAGGACGTCAAGGCCGAGACCGACATGAACGTCGTCATGACCGGCGACGGCCGCTTCGTCGAGGTGCAGGGCACCGCCGAGGGCGCGCCGTTCGACAAGGCCGAGCTGGACGCGCTGCTCGAGCTCGCGGCCGGCGGCTGCACGCAGCTCGGCGTGCTGCAGGCGGAGGCGCTGGGGCGATGAAGGTCGTGCTCTCGACGCGCAACGCGCACAAGCTGCAGGAGGTGCAGCGGATCCTCGCCGCCGAGGCGGTCGCCGGGGTGGAGGTCGTCGGGCTCGACGGCTTCGACGTGCCCGAGGTGGTCGAGGACGGGGTCAGCTTCGCCGAGAACGCGCTGCTGAAGGCCGAGGCGGCCGCGCGTGCCACGGGCCTGCCGGCGATCGCCGACGACAGCGGCATCGCCGTCGACGCGCTCAACGGCATGCCGGGCATCTTCTCCGCGCGCTGGGCCGGCACCCACGGCGACGACCAGGCCAACCTCGACCTGCTGCTCGCGCAGGTCGCCGACGTGCCGGATGCGCGCCGCGGAGCGAGCTTCGTGTGTGCGGCGGCGCTGGTGCGCCCCGACGGCTCGCGCCACGTCGAGGAGGGCGTCGTGAGGGGTACGTTGCTGCGCGCCCGCAGGGGAGAGGGCGGGTTCGGCTACGACCCCGTCTTCGTGCCCGAGGGGCACGAGCTCAGCACGGCAGAGATGTCCCCGGCCGCGAAGGACGCGATCTCCCACCGCGGCAGGGCTTTTCGCGCACTGTCGGGGGCACTGCGCACGCTGGCCCGCTCCTGAGCGTCACGCCACCCACGTCGTCTCGCCGGCCAGGCTGGTCAACCGGGCGCTGACGCCCAGGTGCGCCAGCCGCTCGGGCGCGGTCGTGCGCCACACCGACGCGGCGATCGCGAGCGCGGCCGCGGCGGGCGCGCTCGGGGACGTGACCACGACCTCCCGCCACAGCGGCACGACCTCGCGACCGGACCCGGGGTCGACGACCGCCTCCGGCCCGGCCCACGTGCGGGCCGTGCCGCGAGGCAGCAGGCCGCCGGGGATGTCCCACTCCCGCGTCTCGCCGGCGACGGCGGCGGAGGCGCCGGCGACGACGAGCGCTCCGCTTCCGCACCGCGCGTAGATCTCTCGTGCGGCGCTCTGCGCGGCCATCGCCAGGGCCACCGGCTGGAGCACCAGAGTGGTCTCGTGTGGCATGACGAGCATGCCGGCGTCGACGCGTACCGTGCACCACCCTGCCGCTCGCCGCGGCGGCTGTGCGCTGCCTCCGCAACCCACGAGCACCTTGGTCGTGCCACCGGGTCGCACGGTCGGGTCGAAGGCGCCGTCAGTGAGTCGCGCGGCCTCCAAGGACTGAGACACGATCCACGCCAACAGTGGACTGATGTGGACAGGTCCGGTGCCTGCCCGGCGCGTGCGTACGATCTCCGACGAGAACGACGTCGAGCACGCGCCGAGTGCGGCGTTGACGTGCCGTCGGGCGATCCTGACAGCGCGTCGGTGCAGCCGCGGGTCCACGAGCCCGACGGAAGTACGGATGTCACCGGTGCGGGTCACGGGTAGCAGGTTCATGCCTCGAGCGTCGGCCCGATCCCTGTGCGTGGGCTGAGCACCGGCTGGTCGTTCCATGTGCTGTCGGCGGCCGATCGAGGCACAGGAACCGCACAGTGCAGGCACAACGCAGCGACAGAGCGCCTGGCGAGAGTTGCGGCATGACCTCGACATCCCTCGCCCCACCACGAGTCGACCCACTGCCGCCCCCGCCGATGCCGACGCCGCCGGGCAAGGACCTCTCGTGGGTCCGGCCTGCCCTCGTCGGCCTGCTCGCCCTGACCGCGGTGCTCTACCTCTGGGGCCTCGGAGCCTCCGGCTGGGCCAACTCGTTCTACGCGGCCGCCGTGCAGGCGGGGTCGGTGAGCTGGAAGGCCTTCTTCTTCGGCTCCTCGGACGCCGCGAGCTCCATCACCGTCGACAAGACGCCGGCTTCGCTGTGGGTCATGGCGCTCTCCGCCCGTGTCTTCGGCATGAGCAGCTGGTCGATGCTGGTGCCGCAGGCGCTGATGGGCGTGGCGAGCGTCGGGCTGCTCTACGAGGCAGTGCGCCGCGTCACCACGCCGGCCGCCGGTCTCTTCGCCGGCGCGGTGCTCGCGCTCACGCCGGTCGCGGTGCTGATGTTCCGCTTCAACAACCCGGACGCGCTGCTCGTGCTGCTGCTCATGGGCGCTGCCTACGCGATGACGCGCGCGGTCGAGAAGGCCGAGACGCGGTGGCTGCTCCTCGCGGGAACTCTCATCGGCTTCGGCTTCCTCACCAAGATGCTGCAGGCGCTGCTCGTGGTGCCCGGCTTCGCACTCGCCTACCTGGTGCTGGCGCCCACACCCGTACGCCGTCGCATCGTCCAGCTGCTCGGCGCCGGTCTCGCGCTGTTGGTCTCGTGCGGGTGGTGGATCGCGACCGTCGAGCTGATGCCCGCCTCCGCCCGCCCCTACATCGGCGGCTCGCAGCACAACAGCATCCTCGAGCTGGTCATCGGCTACAACGGCCTCGGCCGCCTGAGCGGCAACGAGACCGGCAGCGTGGGCGGCGGGGGTGGCGGCGGCACCGGCATGTGGGGCGAGACCGGCATCCTCCGGCTGTTCGACGCCGAGATGGGCGGCCAGGCCTCCTGGCTCGTCCCCGCCGCGCTGCTCCTGCTGGTCGGCGGCCTCGTGGCGCTGCGCCGCGCCGCCCGCACCGACGTGGCGCGCGCTGCCCTGCTGCTGTGGGGGAGCTGGCTGGTGGTCACCTTCCTCACCTTCAGCTTCATGAGGGGCATCTTCCACGCCTACTACAACGTCGCCCTCGCCCCCGCGATCGGCGCGACCGTCGGCATCGGCGCCGCCCTCGTCTGGCGCGAGCGCGCGGCCCTGTGGGCCAGATGCGTACTCGCAGCCGCGGTCCTCGTCTCGGCCTGGTGGGCATGGGTGCTGCTCGGCCGCTCGGCCGACTTCGTGCCGTGGCTGCGCCCGGTGGTGCTCGTCGTGGGCGTCGTCGCCGCGGTCGCGCTGCTCGCACCGCAGCTCGGCGCTCGGGTGACCGCCGCCGCAGTGACGCTCTCGCTGGTCGCGGCGCTGGCGGGACCGGCGGCGTACGCGGTGGAGACCGCAGCCACGCCCCACACCGGGTCGATCGTGACCGCCGGTCCCACCGTCGCCGGCTCCGGCGGCCCGGGCGGGCGAGGCGGCTTCGGCGGCCAGCGCGGCCCCGGCGGACCGGGCGGCCAGCCGCCCGCGGGTGTCGGCGGCGGCACCGGCGCCCCCACGGGGGGACCCACGGGCGGCGGCGCCGGCGGCCTGCTCAACGGCTCGACGCCCACCGCGGAGCTGACCGCGCTGCTGCAGACGAATGCCGACGACTACACGTGGGTGGCCGCGGCGGTCGGGTCGAACACCGCCTCGGGCTACCAGCTCGCGAGCGGCGACCCGGTCATGGCGATCGGGGGCTTCAACGGCAGCGACCCCTCACCCACGCTCGCCGAGTTGGAGGCGCTCGTCGCCGCCGGCACGATCCACTACTTCATCGGCGGCGGCGGGATGGGCATGGGCTCGCAGAGGGGCGGCAGCAACGCCTCGGGCGAGATCGCGTCGTGGGTGTCCTCGACCTACACCGCCACCACGGTCGGTGGTGTGACGGTCTACGACCTGTCAGCCCGCTAGTGCAGTCGGTGCCGCCGCTGCTCACCACTTCGGGTGAGCAGCGGCGGAAGCCGGACCGCCGAGCCGTCGCGGTGGTCAACTCGTGGTGCCTGCGCGTCACTCCCCCGTGTGGCGCGCAGGCCCACGTCCACCGACCCGTGTGCGGAAGAGGGGACTCGAACCCCCAAGCCCTCTCGGGCACGGGAACCTAAATCCCGCGCGTCTGCCAGTTTCGCCACTCCCGCCCGACGGCGTCGATCCTAGGGCCGACGCTGACCACGCCTCAGACCCCGAGCTCCCGGCGCAGCTTGGCCACGTGGCCGGTGGCCTTCACCGCGTACATCGCCTTCTCGACCGTGCCCTGCTCGTCCAGCACGAACGTCGAGCGGATGACGCCGGTGACCTGCTTGCCGTAGAGCGACTTGGTCCCGTAGGCGCCCCACGCGGTCATCACCGAGCGGTCGGCGTCGGAGAGCAGCGGGAAGCTCACCTGCTCGGCGTCGCGGAACTTCGCCAGCTTGGCGGGAGCGTCGGGGGAGATGCCGACCACCGCGTACCCGGCCGCAGCGAGCGGCTCGAGCGAGTCGCGGAAGTCGCAGGCCTGCTTGGTGCAGCCCGGCGTGCCGGCGGCGGGGTAGAAGTAGACGACCGCCTTGCGCCCGCGCAGCGAGTCCAGCGACACCGGCGTGCCGTCGGCGTCGGGCAGGGTGAAGGCGGGCGCGGTGTCGCCGGGCGACAGCCTGCTCGTCTCGGTCATGCGTCGTCCTCCTCGCAGGGGTCGGCGGCAGCCTAGCCCCGGCCCGGACGGCCGGCTCGTCGAGCAGCCCCCCTCTCGCCCTGACGCGTATGCGTCCGCCATGATCGGGCATAGAGAGTCCAGCACCCGTCACCGAGACGCACCGGCCACCGCCGCCGATGCCGCGCAGGAGGAACCCACCGTGAGCGATCCCTCCCGGACCGTGTCGCCGAATGGTGCGGCGAACCGCTCGCCCAAGGACATCGAGCGCGACATCGAGCTCACCCGCAACCGGCTGGCCGGGACCATCGACGAGATCAGCGAGCGGGTCAAGCCCGCCAACGTCGTGGCCCGGCTCAAGGAGAAGGCGCGCGAGCAGGTCGTCGCGCCCGACGGCAGCCTGCGCGTCGACCGGCTCGCGGGAGCCGCGGCCGCCGCCGTGTCGGCATTGGGTCTCGTGGTGCTGCGCGCCCGGCGCCGCTGAGCCTGCCCGTGACCGCTCTCGAGCCCGGCGTCCCCGTCCGGCTCCTGCACGACCGCGTCCTCGTGCGGCTCACGCCCGGCGAGGGCGAGCGCCGCACGGGCGCGGGGATCGTCATCCCCGCGACCGCCGCCGTCGGCAAGCGCCTGGTCTGGGGCACGGTCGCGGCGGTCGGCCCCAACGCCCGCGCGATCGAAGCCGGCGACAGCGTGCTCTACGACCCCGAGGACAAGCCGGAGGTCGAGCTGCACGGCGCGACCTACGTGATGCTGCGCGAGCGCGACGTGTCGGCGCTCGCCGCGGCCCGGGTGGCGGACAGCGCGACCGGGCTCTACCTCTGAGCGCGATGACGAGCGTGCTGCCGGGCGCCGAGCCCTTCTCCGCCGACGGCGACCGCGACGGCGTCGGCGACGGCATCGGCTTCGTGCTCAGCCACGGGTTCACCGGCTCACCGGCCTCCATGCGGCCCTGGGCCGAGCACCTCGCCGCTGAAGGCTTCACGGTGCGCGTGCCCCGCCTGCCCGGTCACGGCACCACCTGGCAGGACGCGAACTCGACGACCTGGCAGGACTGGTACGCCGAGGTCGAGGCGGCCTACGACGAGGTGGCCGCCCGCTGCTCGACGGTGGTCGCCGGCGGGCTCTCGATGGGTGGCACCCTGGTCACCCGACTCGCCGAGCGGCGGCCGCTGTCGGGCCTCGTGGTGGTCAACCCCTCCTACGCGACCGAGCGGTGGGACGCCCGGCTGGCGCGCTGGGTCTCGTGGGCGGTGAGGTCACGGCCGGCCATCGGCGGGGACATCAAGCGCCCGGGAGGCCACGAGCCGACCTACGACCGCACGCCGGTGGCCGCATTCGCGTCGTTGCAGCGGCTCTGGACCGTCACCCGGAGGGACTTCGGGCTCGTACGCGCTCCCGTGCTGCTCTTCCGCAGCCGCGAGGACCACGTCGTCGAGCCGCTCTCCGCCGAGCTGCTGCGCGCGGGCGCGACCGGCACGACGGTCGAGGAGGTGGTGCTCGAGGAGAGCTACCACGTCGCGACGCTCGACAACGACGCGCCGCTCATCTTCTCCAGGTCCGTCGAGTTCGCGCGGGGGCTGGTGGGTAGAGGGCTCGTGGCGCCGGGGCTCCCGACGCCGTAGTCGACCGACGAGGAGCAGTCATGGGCATCGAGGACAGCATCGAGAAGGCCAGCGACGCGGGCATCGAGAAGGCGGGCGACGCGGCCGAGGCCAAGACCGGCGGCAAGGGCGAGCAGCAGATCGAGTCCGCGGAGAAGGCGGCCGACGCCAAGATCGGCGAGTAGCCAGCCCGCTTCGGCACGGACGAACCTCCCGGACCGGGAGGCGGACTTCTTACGGACCTGTGACGTACGCGCCGGTTCCCTTGGCGCGGCGGCAGACGGTGGAGAACCTCGAGGAGTCCCTCTCCCGCCGTCCCGGAGGTCCGTCCATGCACCGCACCACTCGCCGCACCCTCGCCCTGGCCGGCGCCCTCGCAGCCGGCGCGGCGGTCACGCCGCCTGCCTTCGCGGCGACGCCCAACAACAGCCCCCGCGGCGCGGCCTTCGTCCAGGAGAACGCCCTGTCGGGCAACACGGTCGTCGGCTGGTCCAGGCTGCGCGACGGCTCGCTCGTCGCCTCGGGCGCGTGGGCCACCGGCGGCAACGGGGGAGTCACGCAGGGCGCCCCCTTCGACGCGCTCGCCTCGCAGGGCTCGCTCGTGCTCGACCACGCGCACGGCCTGCTGCTCGCCGTCAACGCCGGCAGCGGCACGCTCACCGTCTTCTCGGTCCACGGCGCGACGCTGACCCGGCGCCAGGTGCTCTCGACGGGCGGCTCGTTCCCCGTCAGCGTCAGCGTGTCCGGCGACCTGGTCTACGTGCTCAACGGCGGCGGCTCGGTCGGCGTGACCGGCTTCCGCATCGGTGCCGGGTCGAGCCTCACCGCCATCCCCGGCTCCGCGCGCAGCGTAGGCATCACCAACACCGCCGTCCCGGAGTTCCTGCACTCGCCGGGGCAGGTCGGCTTCACGCCCGACGGCCGGACCCTGCTCGTGACCACCAAGGTCGGCGGCACGGTGCTCGGCTACCCGGTGCGCAGCGACGGCACGCTCGCGCCGACCCCCGCCGTCACGCCCGTCGACGGCGTGCCCTTCAGCTTCGCCTTCGACCGGCGCGACCACCTCGTCCTGACCGACGCGTCGGTGTCGCGCACGCTGGTCTACGCGGTCGGCAGTGACGGCTCGCTCACGAGGCTCGGCGCGTCGGCCCCCGACGGGGGTGCGGCGCTGTGCTGGAACGCGGCCTCGCGCCACTTCGTCTTCGGCACCAACAGCGGCAGCGGCACGCTCGCCGCCTGGAAGACGGGGCCGCACGGCGACGTCACCCAGGTCGGCGGCACCGGTGCCGTCAGCGCCGTGGGCGACGGCGCGCCGCTCGACCTGTCGGTGAGCTCCGACGACGACCACCTCTACGCGCTGAACCCGCTCACCGGCACGGTGCAGGGCTGGTCGATCGGCTCCGACGGCAGCCTCGCGCAGGTCGAGGACGTGGCCGGCCTGCCGCAGTTCAGCCCGGCCACGGGCGGCCCGGAGGGCCTCGTCGCCAGCTGAGCCGGCTGCTGGCGGGACCAGCAGGAGCGCGTCAGGACGCGGGCAGGGCCAGCCGGAAGCGGCAGCCCTCGCCCGCGTTCTCGACCGTCGCGGTGCCGCCGTGCGCCTCGGTGATGCCGCGCACGATGGCCAGTCCCAGACCGGCTCCGCCGCGGCCGCCCGGCGAGCGTGACGCGTCGGCCTGCCAGCCGGTGTCGAACACGCGGTCCAGGTCGGCGGGCGCGATGCCGCCGCACCCGTCGCTCACCTCGAGCAGCACCTCGCCGCCCGCGCGGCGCGCGGTCACCTGCACCGTGCCGCCGGAGCCGGTGTGCCGCACGGCGTTGCCGACCAGGTTGTCCAGCGCCCGCTGCAGCGCGCTGACGTCACCCTCGAGCACCAGCTGCTCGCCCGCAGCACCGACGAGCTCGACGCCGCGGGCCTCGGCGACCGGCCGTCCGCCCGCGATCGCGTCGCTCACCAGGTCGTGCACGCGTACGCGCTCCCGCCGCCCCGACCGCGCGCCGGACTGCACCCTCGAGAGCTCGAACAGGTCGTCGATCATCCCGGTGAGCCGGTCGACCTCGGTGCGCACCGTCTTGAGCTGCACGGCGGGGTCGGCGCCCACGCCGTCCTCGAGCGCCTCGACCACCGCGCGCAGACCGGCCAGCGGCGTACGCAGGTCGTGCGACACCCACGCCACCAGCTCGCGCCGTGACCTCTCCAGCGAGCGCTCGCGCTCGGTCGCCTCCGCCAGCCGCGCGGCGGTGCGGTCGAGCTCGTCGGACAGGTCGGCGAGCTCGGCGGTCCGCGAGCGGCGGCCGGGGGAGTACGCGCGCGCCTCGGCCAGCGACGCCGCGTGCCGCTGGGCCTCGCGGACGTCGCGGGCGACCTCGCGGGCGAGGAGCAGTCCGACGACCGCGGCGCCGAGGCCGGCCACGACGGCGATCATCACGACGACGTGCAGAGCGCCTGCGGTCAGGTACATCTCGTGCGAGGCGACCGCGGTGCCGGCCACCACGGAGAGCACCGCGGTGAGGACCGCGCCGGCGAGGCTCACGCCGATCGGCAGCCGCCGCAGCGCCCGGAAGACCAGCAGCAGCGCGCCGCCGAGCAGCAGCGAGCAGGCGGCGGCGACGACGAGCACGCGGGTGTCGGGGCCGAGGCTCACGGGGTCGCCGCCCACCGGTAGCCCACGCCCCACACCGTCTCGAGCAGCACCGGCGCCGCCGGGTCGGCCTCGACCTTCTCGCGCAGCCGCCGCACGTGCACCGTCACCGTGGAGCGGTCGCCGAACGACCAGCCCCAGACCCGCTCGAGCAGCTCCTCGCGCTTGAACGCCTGGCCGGGGTGGGCGACGAGGAAGGCCAGCAGGTCGAACTCCCGTGCTGTCAGCGAGACCTCGGCGCCGCGCACGTGCACCCGGCGCGACGACGGGGACACGACGACCCCGCCGCTCGTGACGTCGGCGGCGCTGGCGACCGGGCCACCGCGTACGCGGCGCAGCACCGACTCGACGCGCAGCACCAGCTCGCGGGGGCTGAAGGGCTTGGTCACGTAGTCGTCGGCGCCGACCTCGAGGCCGAGCACGCGGTCGTCCTCCTGGCCCAGGGCGGTGAGCAGGATGACCGGCGTGGCCGCGGTCGCGACCTCCGCGCGCAGCGCCCGGCAGACCTCGATCCCGTCGACGCCGGGCAGCATCACGTCGAGGACGACGAGGTCGGGGCGGTGCTCGCGGGCCGCCGCGAGCCCGCGGCCGCCGTCGGCGACCGAGTGGGCGGTGAAGCCCGCCCGGCGCAGGTAGTCGACGACGACGCCGGACACGACGGCGTCGTCGTCGACCACGAGGACCGAGCCGGGCACGCGCCTCAGCCTACGGCGGCGGAGGGCAGGTCACGTACGCGTCGCGCCGACCGTCAGCAGCGCCGCGGAGGCGAGCCCGGCCAGCGTGCGCACGGTGTTCCAGCCGGTCCACGGACCGCTGAACTGCGACCACGCGTGCGCGGCGCCTGCGGAGGCGGGGTCGACCGTGGCGAGGGTGTCGTTGAGCGGCACGTTCGCCGCGATCGTCACGCCGACGACGCCGATGAGGTAGACCGCGCCGCCGACCAGCAGCAGCGTCGAGCCCGCCGACCCGCGGTGGCGCGCAGCCTGGAACGCCACGACGCCGCCCAGCAGTGCGGTCCCGAACAG from Motilibacter peucedani harbors:
- a CDS encoding MBL fold metallo-hydrolase, translated to MRLTVAGCSGSGPGRDGAASCYLVEAGSTRIVLDVGPGSLSPLQRHVRLADVDAVLLSHLHPDHCLDLCAWHVAAKYGDAGRAGTLRAVASTGAAERMARAYGVERPERLDTMTFEAWTPELNVGDVRVTAVRAAHPGESWSMRLEHEGRSLVFSGDTGPNPRLQELAAGCNLLLCEAAAEEPLPGLHLTGAEAGELAAAAGAGRLVLTHIPTWTDPADALEQARGAYGGEVVLAASGGVHEV
- a CDS encoding FAD:protein FMN transferase; the encoded protein is MSRSCRNSRQALCRCVVPALCGSCASIGRRQHMERPAGAQPTHRDRADARGMNLLPVTRTGDIRTSVGLVDPRLHRRAVRIARRHVNAALGACSTSFSSEIVRTRRAGTGPVHISPLLAWIVSQSLEAARLTDGAFDPTVRPGGTTKVLVGCGGSAQPPRRAAGWCTVRVDAGMLVMPHETTLVLQPVALAMAAQSAAREIYARCGSGALVVAGASAAVAGETREWDIPGGLLPRGTARTWAGPEAVVDPGSGREVVPLWREVVVTSPSAPAAAALAIAASVWRTTAPERLAHLGVSARLTSLAGETTWVA
- a CDS encoding lactonase family protein, which gives rise to MHRTTRRTLALAGALAAGAAVTPPAFAATPNNSPRGAAFVQENALSGNTVVGWSRLRDGSLVASGAWATGGNGGVTQGAPFDALASQGSLVLDHAHGLLLAVNAGSGTLTVFSVHGATLTRRQVLSTGGSFPVSVSVSGDLVYVLNGGGSVGVTGFRIGAGSSLTAIPGSARSVGITNTAVPEFLHSPGQVGFTPDGRTLLVTTKVGGTVLGYPVRSDGTLAPTPAVTPVDGVPFSFAFDRRDHLVLTDASVSRTLVYAVGSDGSLTRLGASAPDGGAALCWNAASRHFVFGTNSGSGTLAAWKTGPHGDVTQVGGTGAVSAVGDGAPLDLSVSSDDDHLYALNPLTGTVQGWSIGSDGSLAQVEDVAGLPQFSPATGGPEGLVAS
- the bcp gene encoding thioredoxin-dependent thiol peroxidase; this translates as MTETSRLSPGDTAPAFTLPDADGTPVSLDSLRGRKAVVYFYPAAGTPGCTKQACDFRDSLEPLAAAGYAVVGISPDAPAKLAKFRDAEQVSFPLLSDADRSVMTAWGAYGTKSLYGKQVTGVIRSTFVLDEQGTVEKAMYAVKATGHVAKLRRELGV
- a CDS encoding ArnT family glycosyltransferase, translating into MTSTSLAPPRVDPLPPPPMPTPPGKDLSWVRPALVGLLALTAVLYLWGLGASGWANSFYAAAVQAGSVSWKAFFFGSSDAASSITVDKTPASLWVMALSARVFGMSSWSMLVPQALMGVASVGLLYEAVRRVTTPAAGLFAGAVLALTPVAVLMFRFNNPDALLVLLLMGAAYAMTRAVEKAETRWLLLAGTLIGFGFLTKMLQALLVVPGFALAYLVLAPTPVRRRIVQLLGAGLALLVSCGWWIATVELMPASARPYIGGSQHNSILELVIGYNGLGRLSGNETGSVGGGGGGGTGMWGETGILRLFDAEMGGQASWLVPAALLLLVGGLVALRRAARTDVARAALLLWGSWLVVTFLTFSFMRGIFHAYYNVALAPAIGATVGIGAALVWRERAALWARCVLAAAVLVSAWWAWVLLGRSADFVPWLRPVVLVVGVVAAVALLAPQLGARVTAAAVTLSLVAALAGPAAYAVETAATPHTGSIVTAGPTVAGSGGPGGRGGFGGQRGPGGPGGQPPAGVGGGTGAPTGGPTGGGAGGLLNGSTPTAELTALLQTNADDYTWVAAAVGSNTASGYQLASGDPVMAIGGFNGSDPSPTLAELEALVAAGTIHYFIGGGGMGMGSQRGGSNASGEIASWVSSTYTATTVGGVTVYDLSAR
- a CDS encoding anthrone oxygenase family protein, yielding MTALQMLTTGGTTAAGASRPLVIAAAVGAGLNGGVFFAFSSFVMPALDRLPASQAVAAMQSVNVTAVRAPFMTALFGTALLGGVVAFQAARHRGSAGSTLLLVGGAVYLIGVVGVTIAANVPLNDTLATVDPASAGAAHAWSQFSGPWTGWNTVRTLAGLASAALLTVGATRT
- a CDS encoding response regulator transcription factor, whose protein sequence is MPGSVLVVDDDAVVSGVVVDYLRRAGFTAHSVADGGRGLAAAREHRPDLVVLDVMLPGVDGIEVCRALRAEVATAATPVILLTALGQEDDRVLGLEVGADDYVTKPFSPRELVLRVESVLRRVRGGPVASAADVTSGGVVVSPSSRRVHVRGAEVSLTAREFDLLAFLVAHPGQAFKREELLERVWGWSFGDRSTVTVHVRRLREKVEADPAAPVLLETVWGVGYRWAATP
- a CDS encoding DUF3618 domain-containing protein; protein product: MSDPSRTVSPNGAANRSPKDIERDIELTRNRLAGTIDEISERVKPANVVARLKEKAREQVVAPDGSLRVDRLAGAAAAAVSALGLVVLRARRR
- a CDS encoding alpha/beta hydrolase, which gives rise to MTSVLPGAEPFSADGDRDGVGDGIGFVLSHGFTGSPASMRPWAEHLAAEGFTVRVPRLPGHGTTWQDANSTTWQDWYAEVEAAYDEVAARCSTVVAGGLSMGGTLVTRLAERRPLSGLVVVNPSYATERWDARLARWVSWAVRSRPAIGGDIKRPGGHEPTYDRTPVAAFASLQRLWTVTRRDFGLVRAPVLLFRSREDHVVEPLSAELLRAGATGTTVEEVVLEESYHVATLDNDAPLIFSRSVEFARGLVGRGLVAPGLPTP
- a CDS encoding GroES family chaperonin; the encoded protein is MPVTALEPGVPVRLLHDRVLVRLTPGEGERRTGAGIVIPATAAVGKRLVWGTVAAVGPNARAIEAGDSVLYDPEDKPEVELHGATYVMLRERDVSALAAARVADSATGLYL
- the rph gene encoding ribonuclease PH, whose product is MARPDGRSADDLRPVTFSRGWLAHAEGSVLVEFGRTRVLCAASVTEGVPRWRKGSGLGWVTAEYAMLPRSTNTRNDRESVKGRIGGRTHEISRLVGRSLRAVVDEKALGENTIVLDCDVLQADGGTRTAAITGAYVALADAVGYLRERGALKGNPLKDSVSAVSVGIIDGEPRLDLCYDEDVKAETDMNVVMTGDGRFVEVQGTAEGAPFDKAELDALLELAAGGCTQLGVLQAEALGR
- a CDS encoding Rv0909 family putative TA system antitoxin, coding for MGIEDSIEKASDAGIEKAGDAAEAKTGGKGEQQIESAEKAADAKIGE
- a CDS encoding sensor histidine kinase; this translates as MSLGPDTRVLVVAAACSLLLGGALLLVFRALRRLPIGVSLAGAVLTAVLSVVAGTAVASHEMYLTAGALHVVVMIAVVAGLGAAVVGLLLAREVARDVREAQRHAASLAEARAYSPGRRSRTAELADLSDELDRTAARLAEATERERSLERSRRELVAWVSHDLRTPLAGLRAVVEALEDGVGADPAVQLKTVRTEVDRLTGMIDDLFELSRVQSGARSGRRERVRVHDLVSDAIAGGRPVAEARGVELVGAAGEQLVLEGDVSALQRALDNLVGNAVRHTGSGGTVQVTARRAGGEVLLEVSDGCGGIAPADLDRVFDTGWQADASRSPGGRGGAGLGLAIVRGITEAHGGTATVENAGEGCRFRLALPAS
- the rdgB gene encoding RdgB/HAM1 family non-canonical purine NTP pyrophosphatase, with translation MKVVLSTRNAHKLQEVQRILAAEAVAGVEVVGLDGFDVPEVVEDGVSFAENALLKAEAAARATGLPAIADDSGIAVDALNGMPGIFSARWAGTHGDDQANLDLLLAQVADVPDARRGASFVCAAALVRPDGSRHVEEGVVRGTLLRARRGEGGFGYDPVFVPEGHELSTAEMSPAAKDAISHRGRAFRALSGALRTLARS